One window of the Lysobacter sp. S4-A87 genome contains the following:
- a CDS encoding polyprenyl synthetase family protein, with protein MHPSPTLLAVPDLVAIQALAREDMAAVDALIRRRLASDVVLINQVAEYIVGAGGKRLRPMLLLLATGALGGRNGQGIGADAHQLAAVVEFIHTATLLHDDVVDESDLRRGRRTANAVWGNAASVLVGDFLYSRSFQLMVELELMPVMQILADTTNRIAEGEVLQLLHVRNPDTDEAAYLRVIERKTAVLFAAATRLGALLCDADAATCDALHDYGLNLGYAFQIADDVLDYASDAQTLGKNLGDDLAEGKATLPLIHAIAHSNDATRAVLRAAIEQGDTDALPQVLAAIHASGGLDYSRRRAAEYAQAAERALDGLDDNDYTAALRGLARYAVSRDH; from the coding sequence ATGCACCCCAGCCCCACGCTCCTGGCCGTCCCCGACCTGGTCGCCATCCAGGCCCTGGCCCGCGAGGACATGGCGGCCGTCGACGCGCTGATCCGGCGCCGGCTCGCCTCGGACGTGGTCCTGATCAACCAGGTCGCCGAGTACATCGTCGGTGCCGGCGGCAAGCGCCTGCGTCCGATGCTGCTGCTGCTCGCCACCGGTGCGCTGGGCGGCCGCAACGGCCAGGGCATCGGTGCCGATGCCCACCAGCTGGCGGCCGTGGTCGAGTTCATCCACACCGCGACCCTCCTCCACGACGACGTGGTCGACGAGTCGGACCTGCGGCGCGGTCGCCGCACCGCCAACGCCGTGTGGGGCAACGCCGCCAGTGTGCTGGTCGGCGACTTCCTGTATTCGCGCAGCTTCCAGCTGATGGTCGAGCTCGAGCTCATGCCGGTCATGCAGATCCTCGCCGACACCACCAACCGCATCGCCGAAGGCGAAGTGCTGCAGCTGCTGCACGTGCGCAACCCCGACACCGACGAGGCGGCCTACCTGCGCGTGATTGAGCGCAAGACCGCCGTGCTGTTCGCCGCAGCCACGCGCCTGGGCGCCCTGCTCTGCGACGCCGACGCCGCGACCTGCGATGCCCTGCACGACTACGGCCTCAACCTGGGCTACGCCTTCCAGATCGCCGATGACGTGCTCGATTACGCCTCCGATGCGCAGACGCTCGGCAAGAACCTCGGCGACGACCTGGCCGAAGGCAAGGCGACGCTGCCGCTGATCCACGCCATCGCCCACAGCAACGACGCCACCCGTGCCGTGCTGCGCGCGGCCATCGAGCAGGGCGACACGGACGCATTGCCGCAGGTGCTGGCGGCAATCCACGCCAGCGGCGGACTCGACTACAGCCGTCGCCGCGCCGCCGAGTATGCGCAGGCCGCCGAGCGCGCGCTCGACGGCCTGGACGACAACGACTACACGGCTGCCCTGCGCGGGCTCGCCCGGTACGCGGTCAGCCGCGACCACTGA
- a CDS encoding dienelactone hydrolase family protein has protein sequence MQRLMLAAILSLCTLPAMAAMVEKPVDWTIGKDTFTGVLVYDGTNAIKRPGLVMVPNWKGINPAAIEKAKQIAGDDYVVLVADVYGSKVRPTTDEEAGKVAVPLREDRATLRARAEKSVAVLKEQAGKVPLDATRIGALGFCFGGTTALELVRGGDQLAGVVSLHGALATAAPAKDDGVRTPVLVLNGADDRSVTDEDIAAFEKEMDAAGADWQFVNFSGAVHCFAEPEANNPPGCAYNERAAKRAYEMMFDFFRERFAAK, from the coding sequence ATGCAACGCCTGATGCTCGCTGCCATCCTGTCGCTGTGCACGCTGCCCGCGATGGCGGCCATGGTCGAAAAGCCGGTCGACTGGACCATCGGCAAGGACACGTTCACCGGTGTGCTTGTCTACGACGGCACCAACGCGATCAAGCGCCCGGGCCTGGTGATGGTGCCCAACTGGAAAGGGATCAATCCCGCCGCGATCGAGAAGGCCAAGCAGATCGCCGGCGACGACTACGTCGTGCTGGTGGCCGATGTCTACGGCAGCAAGGTCCGGCCGACGACCGACGAAGAGGCGGGCAAGGTGGCCGTGCCGTTGCGGGAGGACCGCGCGACGCTGCGCGCGCGCGCCGAGAAGTCAGTCGCCGTGTTGAAGGAGCAGGCGGGCAAGGTGCCGCTGGATGCCACCCGGATCGGCGCGCTCGGCTTCTGCTTCGGCGGAACGACCGCGCTTGAACTGGTGCGTGGCGGCGACCAGCTCGCTGGCGTGGTCAGCCTGCACGGCGCGCTGGCGACGGCCGCACCGGCCAAGGACGATGGCGTGCGCACGCCGGTGCTGGTGCTCAACGGCGCCGACGACCGCAGCGTCACCGACGAGGACATCGCCGCCTTCGAGAAGGAGATGGACGCGGCCGGGGCCGACTGGCAGTTCGTCAACTTCAGCGGCGCGGTGCACTGCTTTGCCGAGCCCGAAGCGAACAATCCGCCGGGCTGCGCCTACAACGAGCGCGCGGCCAAGCGCGCCTACGAAATGATGTTCGACTTCTTCCGCGAGCGTTTCGCCGCGAAATGA
- the murD gene encoding UDP-N-acetylmuramoyl-L-alanine--D-glutamate ligase, with translation MRIWQLEGRKVALWGWGREGRAAYHAIRSRLPHLALTLFCSRDEAAEGAALADPALATETDASAERLSAFEVVVKSPGISPYGNEASAAAARGTRFIGGTALWFGEHAGDDGVVARTVCVTGTKGKSTTTALLAHLLRCGGHVTALAGNIGMPLLEVLDPPQAPEFWVIELSSYQTGDVAASQAHPQVAVVLNIFPEHLDWHGSHERYVEDKLRLLTEAAPAIAVLNSNDSRLVAAGVAASRDAGTDVYWFGDRGGWHLREDALYRGDAWVMDTRSLPLPGRHNRGNLCAVLTAIEALGLDAVALAPHAASFQPLPHRLQTLGTRDGIAYVNDSISTTPHASLAALDCFGDRRVALLVGGHDRGLPWEEFAEAMRTQAPVAVITMGQNGPRIHALLAPIAGESDFHLSAAVDLADAMAQARAVLGDEGVVLLSPGAPSFGPYRDYVARGRHFAELAGFDPDMISAIAGIGIS, from the coding sequence GTGCGCATCTGGCAGCTTGAAGGTCGAAAGGTCGCGCTGTGGGGCTGGGGCCGTGAGGGCCGCGCGGCCTACCACGCCATCCGTTCGCGGCTGCCGCACCTTGCGCTGACGCTGTTCTGTTCGCGCGATGAGGCCGCCGAGGGCGCCGCGCTGGCCGATCCGGCTCTCGCCACCGAAACCGACGCCAGCGCCGAGCGCCTGTCGGCTTTCGAGGTGGTGGTGAAGTCGCCGGGCATCAGCCCCTACGGCAATGAAGCCAGCGCTGCCGCTGCGCGCGGCACGCGCTTCATCGGCGGCACCGCGCTGTGGTTCGGCGAGCACGCCGGCGATGACGGCGTGGTCGCCCGCACCGTGTGCGTGACCGGCACCAAGGGCAAGAGCACGACCACGGCACTGCTGGCGCACCTGCTGCGCTGCGGGGGCCATGTCACCGCGCTGGCCGGCAACATCGGCATGCCGCTGCTGGAGGTGCTCGATCCGCCACAGGCGCCCGAGTTCTGGGTGATCGAGTTGTCGAGCTACCAGACCGGCGATGTCGCCGCGAGCCAAGCGCACCCGCAGGTTGCGGTCGTGCTGAACATATTTCCCGAACACCTCGACTGGCACGGCTCGCACGAGCGTTACGTCGAGGACAAGCTGCGCCTGCTGACCGAAGCCGCGCCGGCGATCGCCGTGCTCAACAGCAACGATTCGCGCCTGGTGGCCGCAGGCGTCGCCGCCAGCCGCGACGCCGGCACCGACGTGTACTGGTTCGGTGACCGCGGTGGCTGGCACTTGCGCGAGGATGCGCTGTACCGCGGCGACGCCTGGGTGATGGACACGCGCAGCCTGCCGCTGCCCGGTCGCCACAACCGCGGCAACCTCTGCGCCGTGCTCACCGCGATCGAAGCGCTTGGCCTGGACGCGGTCGCACTGGCGCCGCATGCCGCCAGTTTCCAGCCGCTGCCGCATCGCCTGCAGACGCTGGGCACGCGTGACGGCATCGCCTACGTCAATGACTCCATCAGCACCACGCCGCATGCCAGCCTGGCCGCGCTCGACTGCTTCGGCGATCGTCGCGTGGCGTTGCTGGTGGGCGGGCACGATCGCGGCCTGCCGTGGGAGGAGTTCGCCGAGGCGATGCGCACGCAGGCGCCGGTCGCAGTGATCACGATGGGCCAGAACGGGCCACGCATCCACGCGCTGCTGGCACCCATTGCCGGCGAGTCTGACTTCCACCTCAGCGCCGCGGTCGATCTGGCCGATGCCATGGCCCAGGCCCGCGCGGTGCTCGGGGACGAAGGCGTCGTCCTGCTGTCGCCGGGCGCACCGAGCTTCGGCCCTTACCGCGACTACGTTGCGCGCGGCCGCCATTTCGCCGAACTGGCCGGCTTCGACCCGGACATGATCAGCGCCATTGCCGGTATCGGGATCTCCTGA
- the murL gene encoding UDP-N-acetyl-alpha-D-muramoyl-L-alanyl-L-glutamate epimerase: protein MSEWKFKRDAIRAFRFVRCAFDAQTGVAQLVYAFDDGPELIETVTVPGAPFVLEGERAAAVERALRLLHLFTGVSYYKAAVPEQILIDSYDIDADTAALLELLYVNGLGEFAYRNGLNLHGRIKFPVNATAGEVAPTLGLKHHALVAIGGGKDSLVSIEALRALGVEQTVTWIGGSQLIRACADRTGLATFNIGRSLAPQLFDYNREGAWNGHIPVTAINSMIMLFAALLLGVDQVVFSNERSASYGSLIEGTGEVNHQWSKGWACESAIGDHVQRHIAADLHYYSLLRPLSELAVARQFTRTDRYDAHFSSCNRNFHILGERPANRWCGVCPKCHFVFLALAPFMPKPRLVGIFGRNLLDDTAQTAGYDALLEYQDHKPFECVGEGRESRAAMAALTVRPEWREDALVERFANEIRPQLDAEDLRIEPLLVIDDEQRMPPALWERLRAHLAA, encoded by the coding sequence ATGAGTGAGTGGAAATTCAAACGCGACGCCATCCGCGCGTTCCGCTTCGTGCGCTGCGCGTTCGATGCGCAGACCGGCGTGGCGCAGTTGGTGTACGCCTTCGACGATGGCCCGGAGCTGATCGAGACGGTCACGGTGCCTGGTGCTCCGTTCGTGCTCGAAGGCGAGCGCGCGGCGGCGGTCGAACGCGCGCTGCGGCTGCTGCACCTGTTCACCGGCGTCAGCTACTACAAGGCCGCGGTGCCCGAACAGATCCTGATCGACAGCTACGACATCGACGCAGACACCGCGGCGCTGCTGGAACTGCTGTACGTCAACGGCCTGGGTGAGTTCGCCTACCGCAACGGCCTGAACCTGCACGGCAGGATCAAGTTCCCGGTGAACGCCACCGCGGGGGAGGTCGCGCCCACGCTCGGCCTGAAGCACCACGCCCTCGTCGCCATCGGCGGCGGCAAGGACTCGCTGGTCAGCATCGAAGCGCTGCGTGCGCTGGGAGTCGAGCAGACCGTGACCTGGATCGGCGGTTCGCAGCTGATCCGCGCCTGCGCCGATCGCACCGGCCTGGCGACGTTCAACATCGGCCGCTCGCTGGCCCCGCAGCTGTTCGACTACAACCGCGAAGGCGCCTGGAACGGCCACATCCCGGTGACGGCGATCAACTCGATGATCATGCTGTTCGCCGCGCTGCTGCTGGGCGTCGACCAGGTGGTGTTCTCCAACGAGCGTTCGGCCAGCTATGGCAGCCTCATTGAAGGTACCGGCGAGGTGAACCACCAGTGGTCCAAGGGCTGGGCCTGCGAGTCGGCGATCGGCGACCACGTGCAGCGTCATATCGCCGCCGACCTGCATTACTACTCGCTGCTGCGTCCGCTCAGCGAGCTCGCCGTGGCGCGCCAGTTCACCCGCACCGACCGCTACGACGCCCATTTCAGCAGCTGCAACCGCAACTTCCATATCCTCGGCGAGCGCCCTGCCAATCGCTGGTGCGGCGTGTGCCCGAAGTGCCATTTCGTGTTCCTGGCGCTGGCGCCGTTCATGCCCAAGCCGAGGCTGGTGGGGATCTTCGGCCGCAATCTCCTCGACGACACGGCGCAGACCGCGGGCTACGACGCCCTGCTTGAGTACCAGGACCACAAGCCGTTCGAGTGCGTGGGCGAGGGCCGCGAATCGCGCGCCGCCATGGCCGCACTGACCGTTCGCCCGGAGTGGCGCGAGGACGCACTGGTCGAACGCTTCGCCAACGAGATCCGTCCCCAGCTCGATGCAGAGGACCTGCGAATCGAGCCGCTGCTGGTGATCGACGACGAGCAGCGCATGCCGCCTGCGTTGTGGGAGCGCCTGCGTGCGCATCTGGCAGCTTGA
- a CDS encoding bifunctional aspartate kinase/diaminopimelate decarboxylase has translation MAEANRWVVLKFGGTSVSRRNRWDTIGRLAGKRMAEEGVRVLVVVSALSGVTNELQAIANGDGIDARIAALVERHRAFCVELDLDADVVLGERLGLLQALAADTRAAGRTLDWQAEVLAQGELLSSTLGAAYLRTQGHDFGWCDARHWLDAVSLPNANAWSQRLSVNCRLDGDGAPGEGSFRERFSAQAAPMLITQGFISRHGDGGTAILGRGGSDTSAAYFGALLKAQRVEIWTDVPGMFSANPRDVPEARLLTRLHYAEAQEIATTGAKVLHPRSIAPCRDAGVPMAILDTERPDLPGTRIDATAATVPGVKAISRRNGIVLVSMESIGMWQQVGFLADVFERFKRHGLSIDLIGSSETNVTVSLDPSENLVTTNVLEALSADLAEVCRVKVIAPCAAITLVGRGMRSLLHRLSDIWATFGRERVHLISQSSNDLNLTFVIDEADADGLLPHLHAELIRSRAMPVRDASVFGPSWREIAHGKPQRVPAWWRGRREQLLALAAQGTPRYVYDLATVRERARSLTSTVAVDRCFYAIKANPHPAILKAITGEGFGLECVSQGEFEHVFAALPGLSPNRVLFTPSFAPRREYEAAFARGIIVTLDNIEALQRWPEVFRGRTIWLRIDLGHGEGHHEKVRTGGVAAKFGLPMTRFDGFIEEARKLGVRISGLHAHLGSGIEDPQHWRGVYAHLAGLADSVGTIETIDIGGGLPIPYTPESPEFDLAQWRSGLEEIKSAYPRYGLVIEPGRYLVAESGVLLLAVTQVIEKDGVLRIGCDAGMNALMRPAMYEAYHGIFNLSRLDDGETAAFDVVGPVCESSDVLGRGRTLPVDTAEDDVMLVADAGAYGMAMANTYNLRALPAEDVIE, from the coding sequence GTGGCGGAAGCGAATCGCTGGGTAGTACTCAAGTTCGGCGGCACATCAGTGTCTCGCCGCAATCGTTGGGACACCATCGGACGCCTCGCCGGAAAACGCATGGCCGAAGAGGGGGTTCGCGTGCTGGTCGTGGTCTCGGCGCTGTCGGGCGTGACCAATGAGCTGCAGGCCATTGCCAACGGTGATGGCATCGATGCGCGCATCGCCGCGCTGGTCGAGCGCCACCGCGCGTTCTGCGTCGAACTCGACCTGGATGCCGACGTCGTGCTGGGCGAGCGCCTGGGGCTGCTGCAGGCACTGGCCGCTGACACGCGCGCGGCCGGGCGCACGCTCGACTGGCAGGCCGAAGTGCTGGCACAGGGCGAGCTGCTCTCGTCGACGCTGGGTGCTGCCTATCTGCGTACGCAGGGCCATGACTTCGGCTGGTGCGATGCCCGCCATTGGCTCGATGCGGTGTCGCTGCCCAATGCCAACGCCTGGTCGCAGCGCCTGTCGGTGAACTGCCGCCTCGACGGCGACGGCGCACCCGGTGAAGGATCGTTCCGCGAGCGCTTCTCCGCGCAGGCGGCGCCGATGCTGATCACCCAGGGCTTCATCTCCCGTCACGGCGACGGTGGCACGGCGATCCTCGGCCGCGGCGGCTCCGATACATCGGCAGCGTACTTCGGTGCGCTGCTGAAGGCGCAGCGCGTTGAAATCTGGACCGACGTGCCGGGCATGTTCAGCGCCAATCCGCGCGACGTGCCCGAGGCGCGCCTGCTCACCCGGCTGCACTATGCCGAGGCGCAGGAAATCGCCACCACCGGCGCCAAGGTCCTGCATCCGCGCTCGATCGCGCCGTGCCGCGACGCCGGCGTGCCGATGGCGATCCTCGATACCGAGCGCCCGGACCTTCCGGGCACGCGCATCGACGCGACCGCGGCAACCGTGCCGGGCGTCAAGGCGATCAGCCGCCGCAACGGCATCGTGCTGGTGTCGATGGAAAGCATCGGCATGTGGCAGCAGGTCGGCTTCCTGGCCGACGTGTTCGAACGCTTCAAGCGCCATGGCCTGTCGATCGACCTGATCGGCTCGTCGGAGACCAACGTCACCGTCTCGCTCGACCCGAGCGAGAACCTGGTCACCACCAACGTGCTGGAAGCGCTCAGTGCCGACCTGGCCGAGGTGTGCCGGGTCAAGGTGATCGCGCCGTGCGCGGCGATCACCCTGGTCGGCCGTGGCATGCGTTCGCTGCTGCACCGGTTGTCCGACATCTGGGCGACGTTCGGTCGCGAGCGCGTGCACCTGATCTCGCAGTCGTCCAACGACCTCAACCTGACCTTCGTGATCGACGAGGCCGATGCCGACGGCCTGCTGCCGCACCTGCACGCCGAACTGATACGTTCGCGGGCGATGCCGGTACGCGACGCCAGCGTGTTCGGCCCGAGCTGGCGCGAGATCGCGCACGGCAAGCCGCAGCGCGTGCCGGCATGGTGGCGCGGTCGGCGTGAGCAGCTGCTGGCGCTGGCCGCGCAGGGCACGCCGCGCTATGTCTACGACCTGGCAACGGTGCGCGAGCGCGCCCGTTCGCTGACGTCCACGGTCGCGGTCGACCGCTGCTTCTACGCGATCAAGGCCAATCCGCACCCGGCCATCCTCAAGGCCATCACCGGCGAAGGCTTCGGCCTGGAATGCGTGTCGCAGGGCGAGTTCGAACACGTGTTCGCCGCGCTGCCCGGGTTGTCGCCCAATCGTGTGCTGTTCACGCCGAGCTTCGCGCCGCGGCGCGAGTACGAGGCCGCGTTCGCGCGCGGGATCATCGTCACCCTCGACAACATCGAAGCGCTGCAACGCTGGCCGGAGGTGTTCCGCGGCCGCACGATCTGGCTGCGCATCGACCTGGGCCACGGCGAAGGCCACCACGAGAAGGTCCGCACCGGTGGCGTGGCGGCCAAGTTCGGCCTGCCGATGACGCGCTTCGACGGCTTCATCGAAGAGGCGCGCAAGCTCGGCGTGCGCATCAGCGGCCTGCACGCGCACCTGGGCAGCGGCATCGAGGATCCGCAGCACTGGCGCGGCGTCTATGCGCACCTGGCCGGTCTGGCCGACAGCGTCGGCACGATCGAAACGATCGACATCGGCGGTGGCCTGCCGATCCCGTACACGCCCGAGTCGCCCGAGTTCGACCTGGCGCAGTGGCGCAGCGGGCTGGAAGAGATCAAGTCGGCGTATCCGCGCTACGGCCTGGTGATCGAGCCCGGTCGTTACCTGGTCGCCGAGAGCGGCGTGCTGCTGCTGGCAGTGACCCAGGTGATCGAGAAGGACGGCGTGCTGCGCATCGGTTGCGATGCCGGCATGAACGCCCTGATGCGCCCGGCGATGTACGAGGCCTACCATGGCATCTTCAACCTGAGCCGCCTCGACGACGGCGAGACGGCGGCATTCGACGTTGTCGGTCCGGTCTGCGAGAGCAGCGACGTGCTCGGCCGCGGCCGCACGCTCCCGGTCGACACCGCCGAGGACGACGTGATGCTGGTCGCCGACGCCGGTGCCTACGGCATGGCGATGGCCAACACCTACAACCTGCGGGCCCTGCCGGCAGAGGACGTAATCGAATGA
- a CDS encoding PhzF family phenazine biosynthesis protein: MTLRRYLQLDVFADRPGAGNPLAVVLDTDGLDDVQMQAIARWTRLPETTFVFAPTQPGASYRIRMFSPRREVPFAGHPSVGTAHVVLEAGLAEASQGRLLQEGVAGLLPLAVDGAGASRTIAVRTPKAQVVEIAAGHDPRLQSALSGLALGALPPALMDGGRRWWLAELASESALRGANPDWDAIAALAESTASMGLCAFARADGGRDYDLVVRAFVGAPARFEDAASGAANATLAAWLNHNHALPGRRQDDGGHRYSVSQGREVGFDARLELRVDGDGEVWSGGQVCNVVRGTIDWA, encoded by the coding sequence ATGACGCTTCGCCGCTACCTGCAACTGGACGTGTTCGCCGACCGGCCCGGCGCCGGCAATCCCCTGGCCGTGGTGCTGGACACCGATGGCCTCGACGATGTCCAGATGCAGGCCATCGCCCGCTGGACCCGGCTGCCCGAAACGACGTTCGTCTTCGCCCCGACCCAGCCCGGCGCCAGCTATCGCATCCGCATGTTCAGTCCGCGCCGCGAGGTCCCGTTCGCCGGACACCCCAGCGTCGGCACCGCGCACGTAGTGCTGGAGGCCGGCCTGGCCGAAGCCAGCCAGGGCCGCTTGCTGCAGGAAGGCGTGGCGGGCCTGTTGCCGCTGGCGGTCGACGGCGCCGGAGCCTCGCGCACGATCGCCGTTCGCACGCCGAAGGCGCAGGTGGTCGAGATCGCAGCCGGCCACGATCCGCGCCTGCAATCGGCGCTGTCCGGCCTGGCCCTGGGCGCGCTGCCGCCGGCATTGATGGACGGAGGCCGGCGCTGGTGGCTGGCCGAGCTGGCCAGCGAATCGGCCCTGCGCGGGGCCAACCCGGACTGGGACGCGATCGCGGCGCTGGCCGAAAGCACCGCGAGCATGGGCCTGTGCGCCTTCGCCCGTGCCGATGGCGGCCGCGACTACGACCTGGTCGTGCGCGCATTCGTCGGCGCCCCGGCGCGATTCGAGGATGCCGCCTCAGGCGCCGCCAATGCCACGCTGGCGGCCTGGCTCAATCACAACCACGCCCTGCCCGGCCGTCGGCAGGACGATGGCGGCCACCGTTACAGCGTCAGCCAGGGTCGCGAGGTCGGTTTCGATGCGCGACTGGAGCTGCGCGTGGACGGCGATGGCGAGGTCTGGTCGGGCGGCCAGGTCTGCAACGTGGTCCGCGGCACGATCGACTGGGCCTGA
- a CDS encoding alpha/beta fold hydrolase, whose translation MPPAQVRHAVLVHGAGGGGWEWDLWCGVLEAHGIACACFDLAPVDAGLAATTFDDYRAQLRTVLEAVPRPRVLIGASLGGLLAATCADAADALVLVNPLPPAPWSARLARREWPDLVPWRLEARLASTRAALADADDATALFAFRRWRDESGAVLRQAQAGLEVAIPECPVLLVASELDEDVPAAVTAALAGAWNASLLRLPGSTHVGPLLGRDAADVAAQVVAWLWG comes from the coding sequence ATGCCGCCCGCGCAGGTCCGCCATGCCGTGCTGGTGCACGGCGCCGGTGGCGGTGGCTGGGAGTGGGACCTCTGGTGCGGAGTGCTTGAGGCGCACGGCATCGCCTGCGCCTGCTTCGATCTTGCGCCGGTGGATGCCGGGCTGGCCGCCACCACCTTCGACGACTACCGGGCGCAGCTGCGGACGGTGCTGGAAGCGGTGCCGCGTCCGCGTGTGCTGATTGGCGCCAGCCTGGGCGGATTGCTGGCGGCGACCTGCGCCGATGCCGCCGATGCGCTGGTGCTGGTCAACCCGCTGCCTCCGGCACCCTGGTCGGCACGGCTTGCGCGACGCGAGTGGCCCGACCTGGTGCCCTGGCGGCTCGAAGCACGGCTGGCCTCGACCCGGGCCGCCTTGGCCGACGCCGACGATGCGACCGCGCTGTTCGCCTTCCGGCGTTGGCGCGACGAGTCCGGCGCGGTGCTGCGCCAGGCGCAGGCGGGGCTGGAGGTTGCCATCCCCGAGTGCCCGGTACTGCTGGTGGCCTCGGAGTTGGATGAAGACGTGCCGGCGGCCGTGACCGCGGCGCTGGCCGGTGCCTGGAACGCCAGCCTGCTTCGGCTGCCGGGTTCAACGCACGTTGGACCGCTGCTGGGACGGGACGCAGCGGACGTGGCCGCGCAAGTGGTGGCGTGGCTCTGGGGCTGA
- a CDS encoding OsmC family protein: MAFKRFAEAVWQGDLQSGKGAMSTPQSGLFADQNYSFKTRFGDEKGTNPEELLAAAHAGCFSMALSAVLGKSGFTPERIETRAEASMDPGMDPGPTITGVQLIVSAKVPGISAEQFQQIAEAAKAGCVISRALSVPVTLSASLQG; this comes from the coding sequence ATGGCCTTCAAGCGTTTCGCCGAAGCGGTCTGGCAGGGCGACCTGCAGTCTGGCAAGGGTGCGATGAGCACGCCGCAGAGCGGTCTGTTCGCCGACCAGAACTACTCCTTCAAGACCCGCTTCGGCGACGAGAAGGGCACCAACCCCGAGGAGCTGCTGGCTGCGGCGCATGCCGGCTGCTTCTCGATGGCGCTTTCGGCGGTCCTGGGCAAGTCCGGGTTCACCCCGGAGCGGATCGAGACGCGCGCCGAAGCGTCGATGGATCCCGGCATGGACCCGGGCCCGACGATCACCGGTGTGCAGCTGATCGTCAGCGCCAAGGTGCCTGGCATCAGCGCCGAGCAGTTCCAGCAGATCGCCGAAGCGGCCAAGGCCGGCTGTGTGATTTCGCGCGCGCTGTCGGTGCCGGTGACGCTTTCGGCCTCGCTGCAGGGCTGA